In one Bacillus mesophilus genomic region, the following are encoded:
- the dnaI gene encoding primosomal protein DnaI: MKSIKDTLNRFSNNSRFESEYERFKEVILSDPYVKDFLEKHRPFLNRKIFDRGIMKLYEYSTASKECQGCPSLGECKNMIKGYHPQLILKDKQSIEIDYTRCPSKVQYDSQKEKQSKIKSVYIPSDLLKASIHDIYEDDENRFRIKQLVWEFIESYGENQRVKGLYISGGFGVGKTFILCAIANELASIKNTESMIVYFPEYIREIKGVMGNDQLFSAKLEAAKKTPVLMLDDIGAESMTSWMRDEILGPILQHRMLERLPTFFSSNLSMKELLRHYTYSQKGEEEGIKAQRILERVRYLASEIELIDENRRA, from the coding sequence TTGAAGTCCATTAAAGATACCCTTAATCGTTTTTCCAATAATAGCAGGTTTGAAAGTGAATATGAACGATTCAAAGAAGTGATCTTAAGTGATCCATATGTGAAGGACTTCCTAGAAAAGCATCGTCCATTTCTAAATCGTAAGATCTTTGATAGAGGAATCATGAAGCTCTATGAGTACAGTACCGCTAGCAAGGAATGTCAGGGCTGCCCAAGTCTAGGTGAGTGTAAAAATATGATAAAGGGCTATCATCCACAGCTTATCTTAAAGGACAAGCAGTCCATCGAGATTGATTATACAAGATGCCCATCAAAAGTGCAGTATGACAGTCAGAAAGAAAAGCAAAGTAAAATTAAATCGGTTTACATTCCATCTGATTTATTAAAGGCTTCTATACATGATATTTATGAAGATGATGAGAATCGATTCAGGATTAAACAATTAGTATGGGAATTCATTGAAAGCTACGGAGAAAACCAGCGAGTAAAAGGGTTATATATCAGTGGTGGATTTGGCGTAGGTAAGACTTTTATACTTTGTGCAATCGCAAATGAACTAGCCTCCATCAAAAATACTGAGTCGATGATCGTGTATTTCCCTGAATATATCCGTGAAATCAAAGGGGTAATGGGGAACGACCAACTATTTAGTGCTAAGCTAGAGGCGGCCAAAAAGACCCCTGTATTAATGTTAGATGATATTGGTGCCGAGTCGATGACAAGTTGGATGAGAGATGAAATACTTGGACCCATCCTACAGCATCGTATGTTAGAGCGCCTACCAACCTTTTTCTCGTCTAACCTAAGTATGAAGGAATTACTCCGTCATTACACCTACTCACAAAAAGGTGAAGAAGAAGGTATAAAGGCACAACGAATATTAGAAAGAGTAAGATATTTAGCAAGTGAAATTGAATTGATTGATGAAAATCGTCGTGCGTAA
- the thrS gene encoding threonine--tRNA ligase, which yields MSEVLHITFPDGAVKEFKKGTTTEDIAASISPGLKKKAIAGKIDGKVIDLRSPIQQDGSISIITQDSEEALEILRHSTAHLLAQAVKRLYPEQNIKLGIGPVIESGFYYDIDMDQAITHDDLVLIEKEMQKISNENLDIVRKEVTRDEAQAMYAKLDDELKLELLEAIPAGEAVSIYEQGEFFDLCRGVHLPATGKIKEFKLLSVAGAYWRGDSKNKMLQRIYGTAFFKKEDLAEHLRLLEEAKERDHRKLGKELDLFANSQKVGQGFPLWLPKGATIRRIIERYIVDKEIRLGYSHVYTPALGSVELYKTSGHWEHYQDGMFPVMSMDNEDLVLRPMNCPHHMMIYKNDIHSYRELPIRIAELGLMHRYEMSGALTGLQRVRGMTLNDAHIFVRPDQIKDEFIRVVRLIEAVYKDFGFKDYSFRLSYRDPEDKEKYFDDDAMWEKAQGMLKEAMDDLGLDYYEAEGEAAFYGPKLDVQVRTALGKDETLSTVQLDFLLPERFDLNYVGEDGKQHRPVVIHRGVVSTMERFVAFLIEEYKGAFPTWLAPVQVQVIPVSPSAHLDYAKKVQEELQAEGFRVELDSRDEKIGYKIREAQMQKIPYMLVVGDNEIQENAVNVRKYGSQNSETVPFSDFISSVLGEIKK from the coding sequence ATGTCAGAAGTGCTACACATTACATTTCCAGACGGAGCGGTTAAGGAGTTTAAGAAAGGCACCACAACAGAAGATATCGCGGCATCTATCAGTCCTGGCCTAAAGAAAAAAGCAATCGCAGGAAAAATAGATGGAAAAGTAATTGATTTACGCAGCCCTATTCAACAGGATGGGAGCATCTCTATTATCACTCAGGACTCTGAGGAAGCACTGGAGATTCTGCGACACAGTACAGCTCATTTACTAGCTCAGGCTGTTAAGCGCCTGTACCCTGAACAGAATATAAAGCTTGGAATTGGTCCAGTTATTGAGAGTGGTTTTTATTATGATATTGATATGGATCAGGCCATTACTCATGACGATTTAGTACTAATCGAGAAGGAAATGCAGAAAATTTCTAATGAGAATTTAGACATTGTTCGTAAAGAAGTAACTCGTGATGAAGCGCAAGCTATGTACGCTAAGTTGGACGATGAGCTAAAGCTTGAGCTACTAGAAGCAATTCCTGCTGGTGAAGCTGTTTCTATTTATGAGCAAGGGGAGTTCTTTGACTTATGCCGTGGGGTGCATCTACCAGCTACAGGAAAAATTAAAGAATTTAAATTATTAAGTGTGGCTGGTGCGTACTGGCGTGGAGATAGCAAAAATAAAATGCTTCAACGTATTTACGGTACAGCTTTCTTCAAAAAGGAAGATCTAGCAGAACATTTACGTCTACTAGAAGAAGCAAAAGAAAGAGATCATCGTAAATTAGGAAAAGAGCTTGACCTTTTTGCAAATTCTCAAAAGGTAGGCCAAGGGTTTCCACTATGGCTCCCTAAAGGTGCAACTATTCGTCGTATTATTGAGCGCTATATTGTGGACAAGGAAATCCGCCTTGGGTACTCACATGTCTATACTCCTGCATTAGGAAGCGTGGAGCTTTATAAAACTTCAGGTCACTGGGAGCACTATCAGGATGGAATGTTCCCTGTTATGTCAATGGATAATGAGGACCTAGTTTTACGCCCGATGAACTGTCCTCATCATATGATGATCTATAAAAATGACATTCATAGCTATCGTGAGCTTCCAATTCGAATTGCAGAACTGGGATTAATGCACCGTTACGAAATGTCCGGAGCGTTAACAGGCTTACAGCGTGTTCGTGGAATGACTCTCAATGATGCACATATTTTTGTCCGTCCTGATCAAATAAAGGATGAGTTCATTCGAGTGGTTCGCCTAATTGAAGCAGTTTATAAGGACTTTGGATTCAAGGACTATTCATTCCGTCTTTCTTATCGTGATCCTGAAGACAAAGAGAAATATTTTGATGATGATGCTATGTGGGAAAAGGCACAAGGTATGTTAAAGGAAGCAATGGATGACCTTGGATTAGATTACTATGAAGCAGAAGGCGAAGCAGCATTTTATGGTCCGAAGTTAGATGTTCAGGTTCGTACTGCTCTTGGTAAGGATGAGACACTATCAACTGTGCAACTTGACTTCTTATTACCAGAGAGATTTGATCTTAATTATGTTGGAGAAGATGGAAAACAGCATCGACCAGTAGTTATTCACCGTGGGGTTGTGTCAACAATGGAACGCTTTGTAGCCTTCCTAATAGAAGAGTACAAAGGTGCATTCCCTACTTGGTTAGCTCCTGTACAAGTACAAGTGATTCCGGTCTCTCCATCAGCGCACTTAGATTACGCGAAAAAGGTTCAAGAAGAGTTACAGGCTGAGGGCTTCCGTGTTGAATTAGATTCTCGCGATGAAAAAATCGGTTATAAAATTCGTGAGGCACAAATGCAGAAGATCCCGTATATGCTAGTAGTAGGCGATAATGAAATACAAGAAAATGCGGTGAACGTTCGTAAGTACGGAAGCCAGAATTCAGAGACAGTTCCTTTCTCAGACTTCATTTCTTCTGTATTAGGAGAAATAAAAAAGTAA
- a CDS encoding putative sporulation protein YtxC, whose protein sequence is MQISFNHASDLHDVKELLLSLAGTSNRDLEVVTEKNNTLYIKVNRNEEYMIQTYIVPALSKFIIKRKEPTLFRNLLSTVFFFHDESEQQQIIQMVYSIISEDEANLHPQLREGYRREELLTQALTIFLSNQNIYFSFEAFLKFRLKDYYNRLLDYIEVAIDEYKLEQDYQDFIESLRKYIGSKTRTAFSQVHVVYENERFLFYDENFDHFTYQVQSLEDDFISVKGFEVDQELIAPLLLICPKEIYLYVLDVDHGMIQMVMNIFQERVKVLPHERFYEQQH, encoded by the coding sequence ATGCAGATTTCATTTAATCACGCATCAGATTTACATGATGTTAAGGAACTTCTTTTATCACTAGCAGGTACTTCTAATCGTGACCTGGAAGTGGTTACTGAAAAAAATAATACTCTTTACATAAAGGTTAACCGAAATGAAGAATATATGATTCAAACATATATAGTTCCGGCCTTATCAAAGTTCATCATTAAAAGAAAAGAACCAACTTTGTTTCGCAACTTATTATCGACTGTTTTCTTTTTCCATGATGAATCGGAGCAACAGCAGATTATCCAAATGGTATACTCCATTATTAGTGAGGATGAAGCAAATCTTCATCCACAACTCAGAGAAGGGTATCGAAGGGAAGAACTGCTTACTCAAGCATTAACGATCTTTTTATCGAATCAAAACATTTATTTTTCTTTTGAAGCGTTTCTAAAATTCAGATTAAAAGATTACTATAATCGTCTTCTTGATTACATAGAAGTGGCAATTGATGAATACAAGCTAGAACAAGATTACCAGGATTTTATAGAGAGTTTACGAAAATATATTGGTTCAAAAACACGTACAGCATTTAGTCAGGTTCATGTAGTTTACGAGAATGAGAGATTCCTATTTTATGATGAAAATTTTGACCACTTTACCTATCAGGTTCAATCACTAGAGGATGATTTTATCTCTGTTAAGGGCTTTGAGGTTGATCAGGAGTTAATAGCACCATTGCTTTTAATTTGTCCAAAGGAAATTTATTTATATGTCTTAGATGTTGACCATGGAATGATCCAGATGGTTATGAATATCTTCCAAGAAAGAGTGAAGGTTTTACCGCATGAACGATTTTATGAACAGCAGCATTAA